The proteins below are encoded in one region of Apium graveolens cultivar Ventura chromosome 4, ASM990537v1, whole genome shotgun sequence:
- the LOC141720304 gene encoding uncharacterized protein LOC141720304: MLNLPDSLYPDPIQGDNSVMSNGGAPANNNGPCDGASKAIDWPSASVEDLVVLLREPEHREKAISSLTQIKKQGRIQDLALHIWRSISTVFLLLSEVLSIYKSLTPEKLTMKDSSKVCDVLVLFEVGDPSTKVAVHCLLESGLFPLCLKSIEYGNELSQSTASWIMSRIMMQEQGLQYCCEPANRLCAIMKVFNDVIEKMQDEPSTTVLKNIIQCYVILSDDPSRGCLLLRSFIPPILTTAPYIEALRARPITLKNLQDLFQKLSMGCGPNAEAVGDVAGSSHLDR, translated from the exons ATGTTGAATCTCCCTGACTCTCTTTATCCTGATCCGATACAAGGTGACAACAGTGTAATGTCGAATGGTGGTGCACCTGCTAACAACAATGGTCCCTGTGATGGTGCTAGCAAAGCTATTGATTGGCCTTCTGCTAGTGTAGAGGACTTGGTTGTGTTGCTTCGAGAACCTGAGCATCGCGAAAAGGCCATTTCATCTCTTACTCAGATTAAG AAACAGGGAAGAATTCAAGATTTGGCCCTCCACATTTGGCGGTCAATCAGTACGGTTTTCTTACTCCTATCG GAAGTATTATCTATATACAAGTCATTAACACCTGAGAAACTTACTATGAAAGATTCAAGTAAAGTTTGTGATGTACTTGTTTTGTTTGAG GTAGGCGACCCTTCGACAAAGGTTGCTGTTCACTGTTTGCTTGAATCAGGACTCTTCCCTTTGTGTCTAAAATCCATAGAATATGGAAACGAACTTTCACAATCA ACTGCATCTTGGATAATGTCAAGAATAATGATGCAAGAGCAGGGACTACAGTATTGCTGTGAGCCTGCAAACCGGTTGTGTGCAATCATGAAGGTTTTTAATGACGTAATTGAAAAGATGCAGGATGAACCGTCTACTACAGTTTTGAAGAATATTATTCAATGTTATGTCATACTGTCCGATGATCCAAG CAGGGGTTGTCTCCTCTTGAGAAGCTTCATTCCGCCAATACTGACGACTGCCCCATATATTGAAGCCCTTCGT GCACGCCCTATAACCTTAAAAAATTTACAAGATTTGTTTCAAAAGCTATCGATGGGATGCGGGCCAAATGCAGAAGCCGTTGGTGATGTTGCAGGTTCCTCACATCTTGATCGCTAG